A single region of the bacterium genome encodes:
- the hisH gene encoding imidazole glycerol phosphate synthase subunit HisH has protein sequence MRVALIDYGAGNLRSAHRALEAAGAEPAVVSGPRGLQDADAIVVPGVGAFPPAMAALHAAGMVEPLRAAAGSGVPLVGICLGMQLLFDHSEEGGGATGLGLLAGEVHRLPAGVKVPHMGWNTLRPRTSDPILRGLPEQAHFYFVHSYVVAPVDAGVVVAETVYGAWFPAIVHSGVIWGLQFHPEKSSRLGAQILRNLLALLSASRGRR, from the coding sequence ATGCGAGTTGCGCTGATTGACTACGGGGCCGGCAACCTGCGGAGCGCCCATCGGGCGCTGGAGGCCGCGGGCGCCGAACCGGCCGTGGTCAGTGGACCCCGGGGGCTTCAGGACGCGGACGCGATTGTCGTGCCCGGCGTCGGCGCGTTCCCGCCGGCCATGGCCGCGCTGCACGCGGCCGGGATGGTGGAGCCGCTGCGCGCGGCTGCCGGCAGCGGCGTGCCGCTCGTCGGGATCTGCCTGGGGATGCAGCTCCTCTTCGACCACAGCGAGGAGGGCGGCGGAGCGACCGGGTTGGGTCTGCTCGCCGGTGAGGTGCACCGCCTGCCGGCGGGCGTGAAGGTCCCCCACATGGGCTGGAACACCCTGCGGCCGCGGACCTCGGATCCGATCCTGCGCGGACTACCGGAGCAGGCGCACTTCTACTTCGTGCACTCGTACGTGGTGGCGCCGGTCGATGCGGGCGTGGTGGTTGCGGAGACCGTCTACGGGGCCTGGTTCCCCGCGATCGTGCACAGTGGAGTCATCTGGGGACTGCAGTTCCATCCCGAAAAGAGCAGCCGGTTGGGCGCGCAGATTCTGCGCAACCTCCTGGCCCTTCTGTCAGCTTCCCGGGGGCGGCGATGA
- the hisB gene encoding imidazoleglycerol-phosphate dehydratase HisB: MNRTAVVERATAETRVTAELTLEGTGRASLETGVPFFDHLLSAMVRHAGFDLVLRASGDLEVDPHHTVEDAAIVLGWAFRQALGSGEGIARYASVHLPMDEALVLLALDISGRPFLSFDVAFPTDHVGGFPVDLVEEALRAFAAHGAVTLHVDLVRGRNTHHIAEAVFKGLGVVLGRAAVVVGGGVPSTKGVL; encoded by the coding sequence ATGAACAGGACGGCTGTGGTTGAGCGGGCGACCGCCGAGACGCGTGTTACCGCTGAACTGACGCTTGAGGGGACCGGGCGGGCCTCACTCGAGACCGGTGTGCCTTTCTTCGATCACCTGCTGTCGGCAATGGTCCGGCATGCCGGTTTCGACCTGGTCCTGCGCGCGTCCGGAGACCTCGAGGTGGATCCTCACCACACAGTCGAGGACGCGGCCATCGTGCTAGGCTGGGCGTTCCGGCAGGCGCTCGGGTCCGGCGAGGGGATTGCCCGGTACGCCTCCGTCCACCTGCCGATGGACGAGGCCCTGGTGCTGTTGGCGCTGGACATCTCCGGCCGACCTTTTCTGAGCTTCGACGTTGCATTTCCCACCGATCATGTCGGAGGTTTCCCCGTGGATCTGGTCGAGGAGGCGTTGAGGGCGTTCGCGGCCCACGGCGCGGTGACGCTGCACGTGGACCTGGTGCGCGGCCGGAACACCCACCACATCGCGGAGGCGGTGTTCAAGGGTCTCGGAGTGGTCCTCGGCCGTGCCGCGGTGGTTGTCGGAGGAGGCGTTCCTTCCACTAAGGGCGTCCTTTGA
- a CDS encoding histidinol-phosphate transaminase, with protein sequence MTTTCSPPEMPDRGVARVRSDVRSLRAYRLSSPAVPDGELVRLHQNEAPDDWPEDLKREIADRLATLPWHRYPAARAEAVCESLGRMQGTSASMVAATAGSNEALAAAFAAFAARGTVVMPSPTYSMAPILAVGAGARVVEVALGPGFALDAGAVLRAARAHRAEAIYMASPNNPTGGALAPEAVAEVIDGAPGAVVLDEAYWEFAKTSWLESVHAHPHLVVVRTFSKALAGAGLRVGWITAQAPLVAELLKVLPPYNLNVFAQVAVPVLAARRDVAASRVRTIVAERDRVGRALLAMGARVYPSETNFLLFEPGRPPAEVHHKLAERGVLVRDVSAAPGLAACLRVSIGASADNDRFLGALAEVLKEGP encoded by the coding sequence ATGACGACCACCTGCTCGCCGCCCGAGATGCCCGACAGGGGCGTAGCGCGCGTGCGGTCTGACGTCCGGTCCCTGCGCGCCTACCGTCTGTCCTCGCCCGCGGTCCCGGATGGGGAGTTAGTGCGCCTGCATCAGAACGAGGCACCCGATGACTGGCCGGAAGACCTCAAGCGCGAGATCGCCGACCGCCTGGCGACCCTGCCCTGGCACCGGTACCCGGCGGCGCGCGCTGAGGCGGTCTGCGAGTCCCTGGGCCGGATGCAGGGCACGTCGGCTTCCATGGTCGCGGCTACCGCAGGATCCAACGAGGCGCTGGCCGCGGCGTTCGCCGCTTTCGCGGCCCGAGGTACGGTGGTGATGCCGTCCCCCACGTACTCGATGGCACCGATCCTGGCCGTCGGGGCCGGCGCACGGGTAGTCGAGGTGGCCCTGGGACCGGGGTTTGCGCTCGACGCCGGTGCCGTGCTGCGGGCCGCGCGGGCCCACCGCGCCGAGGCGATCTACATGGCCTCGCCCAACAACCCGACCGGCGGCGCGCTGGCTCCTGAGGCGGTCGCCGAAGTGATAGACGGCGCGCCGGGCGCGGTCGTGCTCGACGAGGCCTACTGGGAGTTCGCGAAGACCTCCTGGCTTGAGTCCGTCCACGCCCATCCGCACTTGGTGGTGGTACGAACCTTCAGCAAGGCGCTGGCCGGAGCCGGGCTGCGTGTGGGGTGGATCACGGCGCAGGCACCGCTGGTCGCGGAGCTACTGAAAGTGCTGCCCCCGTACAACCTCAACGTCTTCGCCCAGGTGGCGGTACCGGTCCTCGCGGCGCGCCGCGACGTAGCCGCGTCGCGAGTGAGGACAATCGTCGCCGAGCGCGATCGCGTTGGTCGTGCCCTGTTGGCGATGGGCGCCCGCGTCTACCCAAGCGAGACCAACTTCCTACTGTTCGAGCCCGGGCGACCGCCGGCGGAGGTCCATCACAAACTGGCGGAACGCGGGGTCCTGGTGCGTGACGTCTCAGCGGCCCCGGGCCTGGCCGCGTGCCTGAGGGTTTCAATAGGGGCGAGCGCCGACAACGATCGGTTTTTGGGGGCGCTGGCGGAAGTACTGAAGGAGGGACCATGA